CAGCACCTGGGCTGCCGCGACATCGTCTTCGCCTGCGCGACGGGCGCGGTCGCCGGCCAGGCCCACACGGGCCTGGGCATCCTGACCGACCAGATCAATCTCACCGGGATGAACCCCCTCACCGAGGGCGAGGGCAAGCGCGGCATAGAGACCCCCTTCGTGCACATGAACGACGCCTACTCGCCCTATCTGCGCACGATTGCGCGCGGCGTGGCCGACGACCTGGGCATCGCGGTCGAGGAGGGCGTCTACGCCGGGACCTTGGGCCCCTGCTTCGAGACGCCCGCCGAGGTGGCGGCTCTGCGCATGCTGGGGGTGTCCTACGTGGGGATGTCCACGGTCTGCGAGGTCATCATGGCCAAGGCGCTGGGCATGCACGTGCTCGGGCTCACGCTCGCGGCCAACGAGGCAGGCGCGACCGCGACCTCGCACGAGAGCGTGCTCGCGGCGGCCGGTCAGCATGCGGAGGACTTCGAGCGCCTCGTGCGCGGCGTGCTGCGGCTGCTGTAGGGGAGGGCCAACGGGGTGAGCTCTTCTCGCTACGCCGCTGGTGCCTGGCTCCCTGCACGTGACGAGAAAAACGCGCTTGCGCCGACGGGTCCCATCCTCTAACATAGTCTCCCGTTGCCGGCTTAGCTCAGTTGGTAGAGCACCGCTCTCGTAAAGCGGGGGTCAACAGTTCGAGTCTGTTAGCCGGCTCCAGAGAAAATAACAGGTCAGATGCCCTGTGCGTCTGGCCTGTTTTTGTGCGGTTCAGGCATGCGTCGCAGCGGCGCGCGCGGATGGGCTTTTAGCGTCGAGTGCGTGAAAGTCTGCGAGACGGGTTCCTTGGACGTATGCGCCAACTGGGCAAACGCTGCCGAGAAGTCCGTCCCTTCTCATCCGCAGGTCCGACTTTCGCGCACTCGACGCTGAAAAGGGGACGAGAAGTAAGATGGTGATCTAGTGGCCCGCCTCTTCAGCTCGTAAAAGTGTGTCCCCTTCTTCAATGATCGGTTGAGGGAGGAGACATTTTTATCGTAAAACGCAAGATTTTAGCAAGGCCTCTAACGTCAATGCAGTGAGATGTTTTTGCAGGAAGCCCTAGGCTTAATTGATGCGAACGCCACAAATAGAAGTTTGATGGATATACAGGCCTATGCAGTGGAGCTCGATTTTGTAAGCAAAAGTTTATCCTGCAAGTTTGCTGAAGAAGAGAAAAAGGTAAGTTCCTTAAGTTAACCTTGAACTATATGTTGGCCAGGAGGGTTCATTTAAGGTATTTTACCTGTGAATTAAATATCAAAAATATATTTTTTATGCCAGATCTCCCCAGGCTGTTGAGGGACAGTTCATGACTGCTGCCCCAGTTCTAAACTAATTTTATAGATTAATAAAATGATTTTATAAGAATAAGAAAAAAATAATGAGAAGTGAGTGAAAAGAACGGATGACAGGGAGGAAGGTGTTGTCTCCACCCTGTAGGCAGCCCTAAAAAGAAGCGCGAGGAGGCGTGGATAGTCAAAAAAAGGAAGTGGGCACTATCTGTGAAACGCGTTAATAAGAGGGACTACCGTTATTTTTTGAAGGGTGAGCTGTTGAACAAGAATCATAAAATCAGTATCATCGATAAACGTATCAATATGTAACAAGCAGAGTGTTACTTGCAAGCAGTAGGGAAGGTGCTTGCAGGCAGATCCTTCACAGTAAGGAGAGGACGATTATGAACAGGCAGAAGCGGGGGCGTCTGAGAGCCGTCTTTGCGGTGGCAATGATGCTGACCCTGGGGCTTGCTATGCCGTGGCGCATGGCATTCGGTGACGAGACGTCCCAGATGGTCACGCAAGAGCAGAGCAGAGCGGGGGGGGGGGGGGTACTCCTTGATGAGGTAGCGTCATCGTCTGATGATGCTACCGTTACTACTTCGGAGAAGAGCACAGACGTTATTGATGCAACGAGCTCCGATTCCGAAGAAGCTACGACCACGGCCACGGATGATGTCAACACCGTGGCGCCTCGGCAAGACGCAGACGAATCTGCGATAACCGCGACTTCCCTGTCCGTAAGTGCGCGGGCTGCGGGAGTCACCTCCGAGACCGAGCTGTCCGCTGCGATTGCGGCTGCGCCCACGAATGGCACCGAGACCGTTATCACCATCGCGGGAGACCTCACCCTTACCAAGAAGATCACCCTTGCGACAGATCAGAACATACGCCTTGTAGATGACGGCACGGCTCGCACCGTGACCTTCAAGGGGCTCGTGCCGGCTTTCACGGTGGCATCGGGCGCCACGCTCACCATCTCCACAAGCTCCGCGGACAATGGACTGCTCGTGTTCGATGGTGGCAGCAAAATCGCTACGAGCAACACTGGTTTTATCTCCTGCCAGGGAACTCTCAACTGGGAGGGCGGCACGCTCCAGAACGTGTACTTCACGTCCAGCGCCGGCAAGGGGCCCATCGTGGTGTCGGGGGCCGAAGCGTCCATGCAACTCACCGAGGGGCTCTTTACCGGAAACCAGACGGGATACTTCAGCGGAGTTATCACCGTCAACGGCGGAGCCTCTCTCGTCATGGACGGCGGAACGATCACGCAGAACAAGGCGGACTCGAACCGCGGCGCCCCGGTCTACATCTCTGCGGTAGACAGTGCGGAGAAGGCGACTTCCTTCGTCATGAACGGGGGCACCATCTCCCATAACGAGGGCTCCCTGAGCGGTGGCGTCTTCGTGGGGAACAACGATCAGGAATTTAGCCCGGGCAGCGCTATTGCTACTGCTGTAATTAACGAAGGGGCTGTGATTGCCGACAACTCCTCCTCCGACATGGGCGGCGGCGTCACGGTCTTTATGGCCGGAAGACTCACCATGAGCGGAGGAACCGTCTCGAACAACACTGCTGTGACCATGGGCGGCGGCGTGTGCCTATGGGACGGCTGGGTTGGCTATTTTAAGTCTCTCTATATGAGTTCCTATAACTGGACCGAGGAGCAGGCGCAGTCCTTTTGGAAGACAAAGTGGAGCGTATGGGCTCCTGCCGCCTTCACCATGAACGGCGGCACCATCACCGGCAACCAGGCGCCTGATGATCCCAGCAATAACGCGAGCGGTACGGGCGGTGGCGTGTACGCCGGATCCTCTGCGATAACGCTTAACGCGGGAACCATCTCCAATAACTTTGCCGGCAAGCAGGGCGGTGGCGTCTACGTGCCCGCCGTTCCCTACGAGATTCAGATGAACAAGCCGCTGGTGACGGGCAATACCGCAAGCATCATCGGCGGAGGCCTCTGGTCCTGCCCCACGGGCGACGTGCACGTCTACGTCAACAACGGTGGTGCCATCTACGGCAATACCGCCATGGGCGCGGGCAACGACATGGCATCGATTGTGAAGAAGGCTGCAGCGACGGGCGACCCCTATGCGCTTCTCCTCTCGAACCGCATTCTCGGCGGCGGGCGCGCCGCCTGGTATGATGACGGTGCCATCAAGACCGCAGGTGACTTAGGCGAGGCTGAGGAGGGTGCGGCGCGCTTCCCGGGCACGAACCTGTATGACGGCTCGGTCACCGAGACTGCGAAGGATCTTGCCCTGAACGACAAGGTCGAGTCCGTGGCCGCCCAGGCTGCGTCTACCGTCGCAACGCTCTCTATCACGGGCAACTCCGCTCCGCGCGGTGGCGGCATCGGTACCAACGGTTCCGTCATCATCGGCATGGACGACCCAGTGCGCGACGTCACAGTCACCAAGGCCTGGGACGATAGCAATGACACGCGCGGCCTCCAGCCTGAGTCCGTCACAGTGTACCTGCTCCGTGACGGCGTCCGGATTGACACGGCGGTGCTCAACGCCGCCAATAGCTGGACTGCAACGTTCAAGGACCTTCCGCAGCACAAAGACGGGGAC
This is a stretch of genomic DNA from Thermophilibacter immobilis. It encodes these proteins:
- a CDS encoding Cna B-type domain-containing protein → MAPRQDADESAITATSLSVSARAAGVTSETELSAAIAAAPTNGTETVITIAGDLTLTKKITLATDQNIRLVDDGTARTVTFKGLVPAFTVASGATLTISTSSADNGLLVFDGGSKIATSNTGFISCQGTLNWEGGTLQNVYFTSSAGKGPIVVSGAEASMQLTEGLFTGNQTGYFSGVITVNGGASLVMDGGTITQNKADSNRGAPVYISAVDSAEKATSFVMNGGTISHNEGSLSGGVFVGNNDQEFSPGSAIATAVINEGAVIADNSSSDMGGGVTVFMAGRLTMSGGTVSNNTAVTMGGGVCLWDGWVGYFKSLYMSSYNWTEEQAQSFWKTKWSVWAPAAFTMNGGTITGNQAPDDPSNNASGTGGGVYAGSSAITLNAGTISNNFAGKQGGGVYVPAVPYEIQMNKPLVTGNTASIIGGGLWSCPTGDVHVYVNNGGAIYGNTAMGAGNDMASIVKKAAATGDPYALLLSNRILGGGRAAWYDDGAIKTAGDLGEAEEGAARFPGTNLYDGSVTETAKDLALNDKVESVAAQAASTVATLSITGNSAPRGGGIGTNGSVIIGMDDPVRDVTVTKAWDDSNDTRGLQPESVTVYLLRDGVRIDTAVLNAANSWTATFKDLPQHKDGDKTTDSVYTVSENQADGYKQPVITGDATSGFIITNTVVPATPTPPTPQTPPTATTTTTVTRKVAIPKTGDTTPLTAIGVAAGVGALLIAGALIARYRGRKEN